One Neosynechococcus sphagnicola sy1 DNA segment encodes these proteins:
- the murD gene encoding UDP-N-acetylmuramoyl-L-alanine--D-glutamate ligase yields the protein MPTALVIGLGKSGIAAARLLQQQGWQVIVSDRQISPALLNQQQQLAREGIPVWLGHAFDLEATDTPSNLDLVVVSPGVPWDLPKLQAARDRGIAMVGEIELAWRTLGQSPWVGVTGTNGKTTTTALIAAIFAQAGLQAPACGNIGFAACELATAALTAAQPPDWVIAEISSYQIESSSTVAPRIGVWTTFTPDHLSRHYTLENYFRIKASLLQASEQRVLNADDPFLNQHCVAGWSDICWTSTQGKSHLPADPNLGVYLEDGWVIAQGEPIVQATQLRMLGQHNLQNLLMAVAVARLAGIESAAIAAAVATFPGVAHRLEHIGTWQGVTFINDSKATNYDAAQVGLAAVKAPAILIAGGEAKAGDDQGWIATIQAQAAHVLLIGSAAPAFAQRLDQAGYHAYDIVETMERAIPRAATLAQQVKAAVVLLSPACASFDQYPNFETRGDHFRRICQEHFS from the coding sequence ATGCCCACTGCCCTTGTCATTGGTTTGGGAAAATCTGGAATTGCGGCTGCTCGTCTTTTACAACAGCAAGGATGGCAGGTCATCGTCAGCGATCGCCAGATCTCTCCAGCGCTCCTGAACCAACAACAGCAGTTAGCCCGTGAGGGGATTCCCGTTTGGTTGGGACATGCCTTTGATCTGGAGGCGACCGATACCCCCAGTAATTTAGACCTCGTGGTGGTCAGTCCTGGGGTGCCCTGGGATCTCCCCAAACTCCAGGCCGCCCGCGATCGCGGTATTGCAATGGTGGGAGAAATTGAGCTAGCTTGGCGCACCCTGGGTCAGAGTCCCTGGGTTGGCGTCACTGGCACCAACGGCAAGACAACCACCACGGCGTTAATCGCGGCAATCTTTGCCCAAGCGGGTCTCCAAGCCCCGGCCTGTGGGAATATTGGCTTTGCGGCCTGCGAATTAGCAACCGCCGCCCTCACCGCCGCCCAGCCGCCAGATTGGGTGATTGCTGAGATCAGCAGCTACCAGATTGAATCCTCCTCCACCGTAGCCCCCCGAATTGGGGTCTGGACAACCTTTACCCCCGATCATTTGAGTCGCCACTACACCCTGGAGAACTACTTCCGCATCAAAGCGTCACTCCTGCAAGCCTCAGAACAGCGGGTCTTAAACGCTGATGATCCCTTCCTGAATCAACACTGTGTTGCAGGCTGGTCAGATATTTGCTGGACCAGTACCCAGGGGAAATCTCATTTACCTGCCGACCCCAACCTGGGGGTTTACCTGGAAGATGGCTGGGTAATCGCCCAGGGGGAACCAATTGTTCAGGCAACCCAACTGCGGATGTTGGGGCAGCATAATCTGCAAAATCTGCTGATGGCAGTGGCTGTAGCGCGACTGGCAGGCATCGAATCAGCGGCGATCGCCGCTGCCGTGGCAACGTTTCCAGGGGTGGCGCACCGATTGGAACACATTGGCACCTGGCAGGGGGTCACCTTTATTAACGACAGCAAAGCCACCAACTATGATGCCGCCCAGGTGGGATTGGCAGCGGTCAAGGCGCCGGCGATTCTCATCGCTGGCGGCGAAGCCAAAGCTGGGGATGATCAGGGTTGGATTGCCACCATTCAGGCTCAGGCAGCCCATGTGTTGCTGATTGGTAGTGCGGCTCCTGCCTTTGCCCAGCGCCTCGACCAAGCGGGTTATCACGCCTACGACATTGTGGAGACGATGGAACGTGCGATTCCCAGAGCGGCAACCCTGGCCCAACAAGTCAAGGCTGCGGTGGTGTTACTGTCTCCAGCCTGCGCCAGTTTTGATCAGTACCCCAACTTTGAGACTCGGGGTGATCATTTCCGGCGCATTTGCCAGGAGCATTTCAGCTAG
- a CDS encoding SPOR domain-containing protein, with amino-acid sequence MPGLPMVSSTSALPTPKIPTSPSPISLPLNLIPPTTNKSLPNPPLSNAGGIEIPVPPPDALSLPPTPAALRSTPTATPAMLNPPPTLGAAPVAGSILPVPNSEIPVGNGDSPPVILPPAVAVQPAALGLRYRVVVAAENANEQTLVKSLVPGAFRTFSNGRAIMQAGAFSDRAKADELLQLLVSNGLPATVEPYN; translated from the coding sequence TTGCCGGGGTTACCCATGGTCTCCAGCACCAGTGCTCTCCCCACTCCCAAAATTCCTACCTCCCCGTCACCGATCAGTCTCCCCCTGAATCTCATTCCCCCGACCACCAATAAGTCGCTCCCGAATCCTCCCCTCTCCAATGCTGGGGGGATCGAGATTCCGGTGCCTCCCCCAGATGCCTTAAGCCTGCCACCAACCCCAGCCGCCCTTCGGTCTACACCAACTGCCACACCAGCCATGCTGAATCCCCCTCCCACCCTGGGAGCCGCTCCCGTCGCTGGATCAATCCTACCGGTTCCTAACTCTGAGATTCCGGTGGGCAATGGTGACAGTCCGCCCGTGATTTTGCCCCCCGCAGTGGCTGTGCAGCCCGCAGCCCTGGGATTGCGCTACCGAGTCGTGGTGGCTGCCGAAAATGCCAATGAACAAACCCTGGTGAAGAGTTTAGTGCCGGGGGCATTTCGCACCTTCTCCAATGGTCGAGCGATCATGCAGGCTGGTGCATTTAGCGATCGCGCCAAGGCAGATGAGCTACTGCAATTACTCGTTAGCAATGGCCTACCCGCCACCGTTGAACCCTATAACTAG